One genomic region from Amycolatopsis sp. FBCC-B4732 encodes:
- a CDS encoding DUF3618 domain-containing protein codes for MARDPETIEREIEQARTALAATLDQLTVKADPKKLADAAKDGVRAKLDNPKVKYPLIGGGILVLVLLVRKLLK; via the coding sequence GTGGCTCGCGACCCCGAGACGATCGAGCGTGAGATCGAGCAGGCCAGGACCGCTCTGGCGGCGACGCTCGACCAGCTGACCGTCAAGGCCGACCCCAAGAAGCTCGCCGACGCGGCCAAGGACGGCGTGCGCGCCAAGCTGGACAACCCCAAGGTGAAGTACCCGCTGATCGGTGGCGGGATCCTGGTGCTCGTCCTGCTGGTGCGCAAGCTCCTCAAGTAG
- a CDS encoding helix-turn-helix domain-containing protein, with protein MWSTHASGRPDFAKCSSCSACVTSWCRIGRPDVVGEPPPTYLTRWRMTTAARLLRETDRPLAQVASAVGYGSAFAFAFRREYATTLGGYRSLS; from the coding sequence ATGTGGTCGACCCACGCATCGGGACGCCCGGACTTCGCGAAGTGCTCCTCGTGCTCCGCCTGCGTCACGTCCTGGTGCCGGATCGGCCGCCCCGACGTGGTCGGCGAACCGCCGCCGACCTACCTCACCCGCTGGCGCATGACGACGGCCGCGCGGCTGCTCCGCGAGACCGACCGGCCGCTGGCGCAGGTGGCTTCGGCCGTCGGCTACGGGTCGGCGTTCGCCTTCGCCTTCCGCCGCGAGTACGCGACCACCCTGGGCGGCTACCGCTCGCTCAGCTGA